GCTTCCGGTTCCGGACCAACGGCCGGTACCAGATGCGCTCGCCGTTCAACTTCCTCGCGGGGCGGTCGAACGCCGAGCTCCTGAACGTGGACGCCGCCACCGCGTTCAACCGCGCCGTGCTGGCGGCCGCTGCGCTGGCGCAGCAGCAGGGGACGCCGCTCGACCCGAACCTGCTGAGCTTCCTGGCGAGCCTCCAGCCGGGTGACGGCGACATCGCGCTCGCGTACCTGGACGTGAACAACCCCGACCTCGGCGCGCAGCCGCTCTCGAGCCTGCAACTGGACCGGCTCGATCCGATCCGTGAATCGACGACGACGATGATCGAGGCCGGCTACAAGGGCGTGATCGGCGATCAGCTGCTCCTGGCCGCGGACGTCTGGTACTCGCAGCGGAAGAACCTGGTCACGCCGCTGCTGGTCCAGACTCCGCTCATCATGATCGATGCGCCGAGCACGGCGGCTTACCTCGTCCCGCACCTCACGCAATTCTTCCAGGCCGCCGGCTTCCCGCCCGACCAGGCGCAGGCCCAGGCGCAGGCCGTGGCAGGGCAGCTCGCGGGGCGCATGGCGATGATCCCCGTCGGCGTCATCTCCTCTCCGGACGTCAACGCCAACGGCGCGCAGCTCCTCACGACCTACATCAACGTTGACGACAACTTCGACGTCTACGGCCTGGACCTCGCGGCCACGGCGCTCCTCTCCGACTCTTGGTCGCTGACCGGCACGCTCTCGCTGGTCAACGACAACGTCTTCGAGACCGAGAAGGGCCAGGAGGTGACGCTGAACGCGCCGAAGATGAAGGGCGCGATCGGGCTCCAGTACCGTGGCGTGACGAACGGCCTGAACGCGGAGATCCGGGCCCGCTTCAACGATGAGTTCCCGGTGCGCTCCGGCGTGTACAACGCCACGCAGTGCATCGGCGGTAAGGAGCCCGGCACCGAGCCGTGCGTGAAGTCCTACACGCTGGTCGATCTGTTGCTGGGCTACCGTCTGCCGTTCCGCGGCGCGTCCATCCAGCTCAGCGTGCAGAACCTGCTGGACGAGGAGTACCGCAGCTTCCCCGGCGTTCCCTCCGTCGGCAGGATGGCGCTGCTGCGGCTGAAGTACGACTTCTGATGCGAGCGGGCTCCGCGCCGCCGGGCTTGGCGCGGGGCGTTCCGGAAGGTAACGCGGCCGGCGCGCTCCCGAGCGCGCCGGCCGCTTCCGCATCGATGGCACCATGCGGGCCTTCAGCCCGCCCGGGCCGCCACTCCCAACAGTTCGCGCGCGTGCTCGAGGCTCACCGCGCTGTCCGGGTCGCCGCCCAGCATGCGCGCCAGTTCGCGCACCCGCTCTTCGCCCGTCAGTTCGGTCAGGCGGGTCGCCACGCGACCGCCCACCTCGACCTTCTCGACCCGCAGATGGTGGTCGGCGCGGGCCGCGATCTGCGGGAGATGGGTGATGACGAACACCTGATGGCACTCGGCGACCCGCCGCAGGTTCTCGGCGACGCGGTTGGCCGTCACGCCGCCGATGCCGGTGTCGATCTCGTCGAACACCAGCGACGGCACCCGGTCCAGCCGCGCCAGGATGGTCTTGAGCGCGAGCATGACGCGGGAGAGCTCGCCGCCGGAGGCGACACGGGCCAGGGGCCGAGGCTCGAAGCCAACGTTCAGCGCCACGCGGAACTCGACGGCCTCCGCGCCGGCTGCGCCGATCTCGGGGAGCGGATCCAGGGCCACCTCGAAGCGGCCGCCCAGCCCGAGCTCGGGCAAGAGGGCGCCCACCTCCTCCGCGAGCCGCTCGGCCGCCACCGCGCGCCGGGCGGACAACTCACCCGCGAGGCGCTCCAGCTCTGCGCGGGCCTCGGCCTCCTCCTTCTCGAGGGCGCGGCGGTCCAGTGCGCTCCGGTCCAGGATGTCCAGCTCCTCGCGCGCGCGGCGGCCCGTGGCGATCACATCCGCCAGCGTAGGGCCGTACTTGGCCCGCAGCCGGAAGAGCAGATCCTGTCTACGGCGGATCTCCTCGAGCCGTGCCGGGTCGTACTCGATGCGCGCCGCGTACTCGCCCATGCGACGGCCGAGCTCGTCCAGCGTGTAGAGGGCGGATTCCAGGAGCTCGCGGGCGTCGGCTTGACTCGGGTCGATGCGGATCAGGTGGTCCAGCGTGCGGCGCAGCTCGCCCAGGCGCGCGGTGACCGCGTCCTCGGCGGCATAGAGCGCCTGGTGGAGCGTTCCCGAGAGGCGGGCGAGGTCCTCGGCGTGCTCGAGCCGTTGCGCCTCCGCCTCGAGGAGCTCTTCCTCATCTTCCCGCAGCCGCGCCGACTCGATCTCCTCGACCTGGTAGCGGAGCAGTTCGGCGCGCTGCTCGGCCGCGGAACGGCGGCGCTCCAGCTCCTGAAGTCTGCGGCGGCACTCCATCAACCGCGCGTGCGCAGACCGTACCGCTTCCGCCAGCGCCGTGCTCTCCGCGTACGCATCGAGGATGGCGCGCTGCTCCTCCGGCCGCAGCAGGGTCTGGTGCTCGTGCTGGCCGTGCAGGTCCACCAGTCGGCGCCCCAGCTCGCCCACGAACGCGGCGGTCGTGGCCGCGCCGCCGACCCACGCCCGGCCGCGCCCCGTCGCCGAGACCTCGCGCCGGAGGATCAGGTGCCCGTCCTCGGCTTCCAGCCCCTGGTCCGCGAGCAGCTCCAGGATGTCCTCGCGTCCCTCGATGTCGAAGACGCCTTCCACCACGGCGCGGTCGGCGCCTGCCCGGACCAGGTCCGCGGACGCCCGCTCCCCGAGCAGGAGGGACAGCGCACCGACGATGATGGACTTCCCTGCTCCCGTCTCGCCGGTCAGGACGTTCAGCCCCGGAGCGAGCCGGACGGCGACGCGGTCGATGACTGCGAAGTCCTGGATGCGCAGCTCGAGGAGCATACGCGAGTATACCCGGACTCCAGAGGCCGGTTCAATAGCGAAAGGAGCCGTCAGCGCGCGTCCTCGCCCCGCTCGATCGCCCAGTGGAGCTTGCGCCGGAGCGTGGAGAAGAAGCTCTGCCCGGGGAACCGGACCAGCCGCAGCGACGCCTTGCCGCGCCGCACGAGGAGCCGGTCGCCGGGCGTGAGCGCAGCGCCTTCCCGGCCGTCCACCGTGAGCATGACCTCCGCGCTGGGGCTGAGCACCTCGACGCTCACCACTGCGCCGATCGGCAGGACGAGCGGGCGGACGGCCAGGGTGTGGGGGCAGATCGGCGTGGCGAGGATGCAGTCGACGCCTGGGACCACGATCGCGCCGCCAGCCGAGAGCGAGTAGGCGGTCGAGCCCGTTGGCGTGGAGAGGATGATGCCATCGGCGGCGTACGACGCCACCTCCTCACGCTCGTCGCCCTCGCCGATGTACATGGCGAGGCGGATCACGCGTGCGAAGCCGCCCTTGTGCAAGACCGCGTCGTTGACGACGACGTAGGGCGTACCCTCGCCGCCCGCGCGCTGTACCACGCGCGCTTCGAGCGTCAAGCGCTCATCCAGCCAGTAGTCGCCGGCCAGCACACGCTCGAGCGACGTCTGCAGCTCGGCCGGCTGGATCGAGGTGAGGAAGCCCAGGTAGCCCAGGTTCACGCCCAGCACGGGCGTGTGGTGGGGCGCCACGAGGCGTGCGCCCCGGAGCAGCGTCCCGTCGCCGCCGAGGGTGACGAGCAGGTCCACGCTTCCGGGCTCGAAGCGCGGCGCGTCCGGGAAATGGCGCGCCAGATCCTCCTCGACGCACAACTCGATGCCGCGCGCATCCGCAAAGGCGCGCAGCGACTCCAGCGCGGCATCGAGCCCGGAGTAGGCGGGGTGCCCGATCAGGCCGATGCGCGCAATGCTCCCATCGGCCCTGGTGGCCATCACGCCGTTTCCCGCGCCAGCGGCAGCCGCGCCGCCTCCGCGAGTTCCCGGGCGCGGCCCGCAATGCCGTCCGGCGTCAGTCCGCACTGCTCGAGCTGCTCGGAGCGGTTGGCGTGCTCGATGACCTCGTCCGGCACGCCCATGAAGTCGAGGCGCAGGTCCGTCCGCTCGCGACGCATCGGCTCGAGCCGGCGGGCGACCGCCGCGCCGAAGCCGTTGACGATGGTCCCCTCCTCCACCGTCAGCACGGCCGAGTGGTGTTCCACGACCCACGCGAGCGTCTCCTCATCCATCGGCTTCAGGAACCGGCAGTTCACCACCGTGACGTCCAGGCCCTCCGCCTCGAGCTGCTCGGCCGCGGCGAGTGCGGGCAGCACCATGGTGCCCACGGCGAGGATGGCCAGGTCACGACCGGAGCGCACGACCTCCCACGTGCCGAACTCGACCGGCGGGATCTCGGCGAGCGGCGGCACGGGCGCAGGGACGTTGTCCCGCGGGTAGCGCAGCGAGAACGGCTGGCCGCACTCGACCCCGAGGCGCAGCAGGGCGAGCATCTCGGCGCCGTCCTTGGGCGCCGTGACGACCATGTTGGGCACGGCGAGCAGGTACGCGATGTCGTAGAGGCCCATGTGCGTGGGCCCGTCGTTGCCGACCAGCCCGCCGCGGTCCATGGCGAAGACCACGGGCAGCCGCTGGATCGCAACGTCGTGGATGATCGAGTCGTAGGCGCGCTGGAGGAACGTCGAGTAGATCGCCACGACGGGACGCATCCCCTCCACGGCCAGCCCCGCGGCGAACGTGACGGCGTGGCCCTCGGCGATGCCCACATCGAAGAACCGGTCGGGGTAGGCGTCGCCGAACATGCCGGTGCCGGTCCCGCTCGGCATCGCCGCGGTGATCACTGCCACATCGTTCCTCGCCGCGCCCAGCTCGACGAGGCCCTTGCCGAACACGGCCGTGTACGAGGGCATCGCGCCCTTCTTCTTTTCCATCCGGCCGCTCAGCTTGTCGAACGGCGTCGCACCGTGCCACACGACGGGGTTCGCCTCGGCGAGCGGGTAGCCCTTCCCCTTGCGCGTGAGCACGTGCACCAGCCGCGGGCCCTTCATGTCGCGTACCTTCGCCAGCGTGTCCAGCAGCGCGTCGAAGTCGTGGCCGTCCACGGGGCCCACATAGCGGAAGCCCAGCTCCTCGAACAGGATGCCGGGGACGAACATGTTGAGCACGCTCTCCTCGAACTTGCCGGCGAGCGAGCCCATGACGTCCGCGATCGAGCCGGGCGCGCGGTGGATCAGGTGTTTGACCTCGTCGCGCAGGCGGTTGTAGAGCGGATTGGTCACCACCCGCGTGAGGTACTTGTGGATCGCGCCGACGTTGCGCGAGATGGACATCTCGTTGTCGTTGAGCACGACAATGAGGTCGCGCTCCGTGTGCCCGGCGTTGTTGAGGCCCTCGTAGGCGAGGCCGCAGGTGAGCGCGCCGTCGCCGATGATCGCCACGACCTTGTAGTCCTCCCCCTTCAGGTCGCGCGCCGTCGCGATGCCCAGCGCCGCGGAGATGGAGGTCGCCGCGTGGCCCGCGCCGAAGACGTCGTACTCCGACTCCTCGCGCCGCAGGAAGCCGGACAGCCCGCCCTTCTGGCGGATGGTGGGGAACCGGTCGTTGCGCCCGGTGAGCAGCTTGTGCGGGTAGGCCTGATGGCCGACGTCCCAGATGAGTTTGTCCCGCGGCGTGTCGAAGATGTAGTGCAGCGCGATGGTCAGCTCGACCACGCCGAGGCCCGGCGCGAAGTGGCCGCCGACGCGGCTGACCACATCGATGATCCGTTCGCGCATCTCGTGGGCGAGGGCGGGCAGCTCCTCGCGGCCGAGCCGACGGAGGTCATGCGGCGAAGCGATACGATCCAGAAGCTGGGGCACCACGGCCTCCTTCACGAGTGAAACCAGCGACGACGGCGTGTCGGTCGCGGCGACGACCTTCGGGCCGTTCCGCCGCGACCCCGCGGCCGTACGTGGAATAGGCCCGTCATCGCGCCCGATCCACGGCGTAGCGGGCGAGCGCCTCGAGCTCGGGGCTCCGGATCCCGGCGGCGCGGAGTGTGGCGATGGCGGCATCCGCCTCGGCCCTGGCGCGCTTCCGCGCGGCATCCACGCCCAGCAGCGCCGGGAACGTCGCCTTGCCGAGGACCTGATCCCGGCCTGCGGGCTTGCCGAGCTCCGCCGCATGCGCCGTCACATCGAGCAGGTCGTCCGTGATCTGGAAAGCCAGACCGAGCGACCGCCCGTAGCTCGCCAGCGCGTGGATCATGGGCTGCGCAGCGCGGGCCGCGCGTCCGCCCAGCGCGGGCGCGGCCGCGAGCAGCGCGCCCGTCTTGGCGCGGTGGACGCGTTCCAGCTCGGGCAGGCTCACCTCCCGGCCCTCTGCCTCCAGGTCGAGCCACTGTCCGCCGACCATCCCGGCGGCGCCGGCGGCGACGCACAGCTCGCGCAGCGCGTCGGCGCGTTCCCCTGCCGGCAGTCCCAGGTCAGCCGCTCCCGAATCCAGCACCCGGCAGGCGAGTGGAATCATGGCCGCGCCCGCCACCGCCGCCACCGCGGCGCCGTGCACGCGGTGCGTCGTCGGCCGTCCACGGCGCAGGTCGCTGTCGTCCATGCACGGGAGGTCATCGTGGACGAGCGAGTAGGCGTGGATCAGCTCGAGCGCGCACGCGATACGGTACACCGCAGGACCCGGCTCGTCCACACTGACGGCGCGGAACGCCGCGATGCACAGGATCGGCCGGAACCGCTTGCCGCCCCCCATCACGGCGTAGCGGACGGCGTCGGCGAGCGGGGCGGGCCAGCCCGCGAGCTCCTCAGCCAGCACCTCGGCGAGGGCGCGCTCCACTCGCCCGGCCTCGGCGGCGACGAACGCCGGAACGCCCGAAGCGGCAGCCGGCCCGCTCACGACTCGCCCCGGACCATGGGCTCGAGGACCACCGTGCCGTCCTCTTCGACCTGCAACTGCTCGACCCGGAGCCGGGCCTGCCGGAGCAGCTCGCGGGCGTGGCGGATGTGCTGGATGCCCTCCTCGAAGAGCGCCAGCGCCTGCTCCAGCTCCAGGTCGTCACGTTCGAGCGCCGCGACGATGGCGTCGAGCCGCGCGAGTCGCGCTTCGAAGCCGGCATCGCGGTCGGTTTCAGCCGCCATGGCCACCGCCCTCCGGGTCCAGCGAAACGTCCTCGACACGACACTCCACCCGCCCGTCCACGACGCGCAAGCGCACGCGCCCGCCCGGCTCGAACTGGCGCGCGCTGCGGAGAATCCGGCCGTCGGCTCCGAGCGGGACCGCGTAGCCGCGCCGGAGCGCGGCGAGCGGCGAGAGCGCGTCGAGACGGCCGGCCAGCGCCTCGAGCCGCTCCGCCCGCCGCTGGATCGTCCGCCCGATCGCCTCGTCCAGCGCACCCCGCAGGCCGTCCACCTCGTCACGCGCGTCGTCCAGACGGCGGCGCACCGCGGCACCCAGCCGCGCCGCCAGCACGGCGACCTCGCGGCCGACCGCGCCCCGGTCCGGAACCACCATCTCCGCGGCGGCGGACGGCGTCGGCGCGCGGGCATCGGCGACGAGGTCGGCGATCGTCACGTCGATCTCGTGCCCCACCGCGCTCACCACCGGGATCGGAGAGGCGGCGATGGCCCGCGCGAGGACCTCCTCGTTGAACGCCCAGAGGTCCTCCACCGAGCCACCGCCCCTCCCCACGATGAGCACATCGGCGACGGGAGCGGCGCGGAACACGCCGAGCGCCCGGGCCAGGTCCTCCGCCGCGCCCTCGCCCTGCACCCGCGCCGGGCAGAAAACCACCCGCGTCCACGGCGCCCGCCGCTCGATCACGCGGAGGATGTCGTGGAGCGCGGCGCCATCGGGAGACGTGACGATGCCGACGGTGGCGGGGAAACGCGGGAGCGGCCGCTTCCGCTCCGGCGCGAGCAGCCCCTCCTGCTCCAGCTTGGCGCGCAGCCGCTCGAACGCCAGCCGCCACAGGCCGCCCGCACCCTGCGCTTCCAGCTCACGGACGACGAGCTGGAAATCCCCGCCCCGCTCGTAGACCGTGAGCGTGCCGAACGCGCGCACCTCCATGCCCTCCTCGGGGTCGGTGGGCAGACGCTGCGCGTCGGTCCGGAACATCACGCAGCGCAGGCGCGCGGTGGCATCCCTGAGCGTGAAGTAGCAGTGACCCGAGCCGTGTCTCTTCCAGCCCGTCACCTCGCCCGCCACCCAGAGCGGCGGGACCGTGCCCTCGAGGAGCTGCCGCGCCATCGCGTTGACCGCCGACACGCTGTACGCGCGCGGCGGGACCCTGCGCTCCGCGACGAGACGCGACGTCTCGCTCCAGGTGAGGTGCAGCTCGAAGAGATCCAAGCTCATCCGTGCGGGCTGACGGCCGTCTGCGCTTCCGTGCTGCGGGCGGTCAGGCGCCTGGCCGCCTCCAGCGTGTTCCGGAGGAGCATGGTGATGGTCATGGGGCCGACGCCGCCCGGAACCGGCGTGATCGCTTCCGCGATCTCCGCGACCTCGTCGAACGCCACATCGCCGACCACGCGGTAGCCCTTCTCGCTCGACGGATCCGCCACCCGGTTCACGCCGACGTCGATGACGATGGCGCCGGGCTTGACCATGTCGCGGCGGATCAGCTCCGCGCGGCCCGCCGCGGCGACGAGGATGTCCGCCTCACGCGTCACCGCCGCCAGGTCCGGCGTGCGGCTGTGGGCCACCGTGACGGTCGCGTCCCCGCCTCTGCCCGTCCGGAGCAGCAACAGCGCGAGCGGACGGCCGACGATGTTCGAGCGGCCGACGATGACGACGCGCTTGCCGGCGGGATCGTAGCCGTTGCGCAGGAGGAGCTCGACGATACCCGCCGGCGTACACGGCGCGAGCACCTCACGGTCGCCGGACGCGAGACGGCCCATGTTCATGGGGTGGAACGCGTCCACGTCCTTCGCGGGGTCGATCCGCAGCAGGACCTCGTCGGTGCGGATCTGCTTGGGTAGCGGGAGCTGGACCAGGATGCCGTGGATCTCCGGGTCGACGTTCAGCCCGTCGATCACGCCGAGCAGCCGCTGGTGGGATGTGTCGCCCGGAAGCACGATGCTGCGCGAGTAGAAACCGGCGGCGTCCGCCGCGCGCCCCTTCATCCGGACGTAGATCTGACTCGCCGGATCGTCGCCCACCAGGATGGTGGCGAGGCCGGGGCGCACGCCGGTCTCTCGCTGGAAGCGCGCAGCCTCATCGGCGATCTCTGCGCGCATCGTGCTGCTCAGTTCGGTCCCGCTGAGGATCCTGGCCATTCTTCCCCCTCATCGACTGACGGCCGCGTGCCTCAACGCGCGAAGTCCACCGCGCGGGTCTCCCGGATCACGACGACCTTGATCTGCCCCGGATACTGGAGCTCCTCCTCGAAACGCCGCGCGATGGCTTCACTCAAGCGGATCGCACCGGCATCGTCAATCATCTCGGGCTCCACCATGACCCGGACCTCGCGGCCTGCCTGGATCGCGAAGCAGCGCTCCACGCCCGGGAAGCTCTGCGCGATCTCCTCCAGCTTCTCGAGGCGCTTGACGTAGGTTTCGAACATCTCGCGGCGCGCACCCGGCCGCGAACCGCTGATCGCATCCGCCGCCGTGACGAGGAACGTCTCCGGGTAACGGTGCGGCTCCTCGTCGTGGTGCGCGCGGATCGCATTCAGCACCTGGTCCGGCTCACCGTACTTCTTGCAGAGCTGGTAGCCGAGCTCGACGTGGGTGCCCTCGTGCTCGTGCGTGAGGCCCTTGCCGATGTCGTGCAGCAGGCCCATGCGCTTGGCCATCTGCACGTCCAGCCCCATCTCCGCCGCCATGTTGCCGGCGAGGATGGCGACTTCCTTGGCGTGGAGGAGCTGGTTCTGCCCGTACGACGTGCGGAAGCGCAGACGGCCGAGCACCTTCACGATCTCCGGGTGCACCCCGTGGATGCCCAGCGAGTAGAGGACCTCCTCGGCCGCCTGGATCATCATCTCCTCGACTTCCTTCCGGCTCTTCGCCACCACCTCCTCGATCCGGCCCGGGTGGATCCGGCCGTCCGCGATCAGCTTCTCCAGGCTGATCCGGGCCGTCTCCCGGCGGATCGGGTCGAAGCCCGAGAGGATCACCGCCTCGGGCGTGTCGTCGATGATGACATCGATGCCGGTGGCCTGCTCGAACGCGCGGATGTTGCGGCCCTCCCGCCCGATGATCCGGCCTTTCATCTCATCGGAGGGCAGGCTCACGACGGAGACCGTGCACTCGGCCGTGTGGTCGGCCGCGATGCGCTGGATCGCGAGGGCGATGATGTTGCGCGCCTCCCGCTCCGCTTCCCGGCGCGCGTTCTCCTTGATCTCGCGGATCATCTTCGACGCCTCGGCCCGCGCCTCTTCCTCCATGTCCTGCATGAGCTGGCGCTTGGCCTCTTCGGCGGTCATCCCCGCGAGCTGCTCGAGCCTGTGCCGCGCCTCCTTGGCGAGCTGCTCGTTCGCGGCCGCCTGCCGCTCGACGTCCGCGAGCCGGTCCTGGAGCTCGCGCTCCCGTTCCTCGAGCTCTTGCTCCTTCTCGTCGAGGATGTCGTACTTGCGGTCCAGGCTCGACTGGCGCTCTTCCAGTCGCCGCTCGATCCGCTCGAGCTCTTCCCGGCGGCGGGCCTCCTCCCGCTCCCACTCCTGTTTGGCGCGGTAGGCGGCCTCCTTGCCCTCCAACTCGGCAGCCTTGCGGATGCGCTCCGCGTCCTGCTCCGCTGCCCTCCGGATCCTCGCCGCCTCATCCTCGGCGCTGGCCTTGGCGCGCCTGAGTCGGAGACGTTCCGCCCACCAGCCCACGAGCCAGCCGAGCGCGAGCGCCCCGACGGCAATGGCGCCGGTCACGATCAGGCTTTCCATGTTCTCTCCGAAAACGGGCGCCCGCGGGGGCGCCCGAGGTGGGCAAGTCCACTCGCTGCCAGCGCTTAGCCATCCTCGGCCGAGGCGCGGCCGGGCTCCGTGGCCCCTGGTGGGGAACCTAGGGCGTCCTCGCGAGGGGACGCAAGGTCCCCGGCCGGGACGGAGGCCTCGATGTCCGCCGTCAACCTCGCCGCCAGGCGGGCGATCTCCCGCCGGAGCGCCTCCGCCTCCGCCCGGGCCTGGAAGAGCTGGTCGCTCAGGGAGAGCGCAGCCAGGATCGCCGCTTTGTGGGCCTCCACCAGCGCCCCCTGCCGCATGACCTGGCTGACCGTCTGGTCCACGAGCGCCGCGCACCGACGCATGTACTCCGGCGCGGCCTCCGCGCGGATCGTGTACTCCTCTCCCGCAATCGTGACGGTGACCGTCGACTTCGTCGTGGACTGGTTCACGTGCGCGCCTCCGGTCGCGCGCGCCGGCCACGCCGCTCCGCCGGCTTCACCGACGATCGTCCTCCATGAACCGGAGCCGAGCGGCGATGCGGCTCACGCCGGCGCGCGCCTGTTCGATCCGCTCGCGCAGCGCCGCGTTCTCGGCTTCGAGCTCCGCGACCCGCTGGCGCAGCTCGAACGGATCCACGACGCCGGCCGCGACCTCGCGGAGCGCCTTCTCCAGCTCGGCGACGCGCCGCTCAGCCGCCTCCGCGCGGCGCCGGCACGCGGCGTACTCATCCAGCAGCCGCCGAACGGCGAGTTCGAGGCGGTCCCATTCCGGCGGCACGCTCACTGGCGTGCCCCTAGGCCCGCCGCTCGATACCGAGCTCATCCTTCAGCCGCCTGAGGATGCGTTCCGT
This genomic window from bacterium contains:
- the recN gene encoding DNA repair protein RecN; the protein is MLLELRIQDFAVIDRVAVRLAPGLNVLTGETGAGKSIIVGALSLLLGERASADLVRAGADRAVVEGVFDIEGREDILELLADQGLEAEDGHLILRREVSATGRGRAWVGGAATTAAFVGELGRRLVDLHGQHEHQTLLRPEEQRAILDAYAESTALAEAVRSAHARLMECRRRLQELERRRSAAEQRAELLRYQVEEIESARLREDEEELLEAEAQRLEHAEDLARLSGTLHQALYAAEDAVTARLGELRRTLDHLIRIDPSQADARELLESALYTLDELGRRMGEYAARIEYDPARLEEIRRRQDLLFRLRAKYGPTLADVIATGRRAREELDILDRSALDRRALEKEEAEARAELERLAGELSARRAVAAERLAEEVGALLPELGLGGRFEVALDPLPEIGAAGAEAVEFRVALNVGFEPRPLARVASGGELSRVMLALKTILARLDRVPSLVFDEIDTGIGGVTANRVAENLRRVAECHQVFVITHLPQIAARADHHLRVEKVEVGGRVATRLTELTGEERVRELARMLGGDPDSAVSLEHARELLGVAARAG
- a CDS encoding NAD(+) kinase (catalyzes the phosphorylation of NAD to NADP); this encodes MATRADGSIARIGLIGHPAYSGLDAALESLRAFADARGIELCVEEDLARHFPDAPRFEPGSVDLLVTLGGDGTLLRGARLVAPHHTPVLGVNLGYLGFLTSIQPAELQTSLERVLAGDYWLDERLTLEARVVQRAGGEGTPYVVVNDAVLHKGGFARVIRLAMYIGEGDEREEVASYAADGIILSTPTGSTAYSLSAGGAIVVPGVDCILATPICPHTLAVRPLVLPIGAVVSVEVLSPSAEVMLTVDGREGAALTPGDRLLVRRGKASLRLVRFPGQSFFSTLRRKLHWAIERGEDAR
- the dxs gene encoding 1-deoxy-D-xylulose-5-phosphate synthase, encoding MPQLLDRIASPHDLRRLGREELPALAHEMRERIIDVVSRVGGHFAPGLGVVELTIALHYIFDTPRDKLIWDVGHQAYPHKLLTGRNDRFPTIRQKGGLSGFLRREESEYDVFGAGHAATSISAALGIATARDLKGEDYKVVAIIGDGALTCGLAYEGLNNAGHTERDLIVVLNDNEMSISRNVGAIHKYLTRVVTNPLYNRLRDEVKHLIHRAPGSIADVMGSLAGKFEESVLNMFVPGILFEELGFRYVGPVDGHDFDALLDTLAKVRDMKGPRLVHVLTRKGKGYPLAEANPVVWHGATPFDKLSGRMEKKKGAMPSYTAVFGKGLVELGAARNDVAVITAAMPSGTGTGMFGDAYPDRFFDVGIAEGHAVTFAAGLAVEGMRPVVAIYSTFLQRAYDSIIHDVAIQRLPVVFAMDRGGLVGNDGPTHMGLYDIAYLLAVPNMVVTAPKDGAEMLALLRLGVECGQPFSLRYPRDNVPAPVPPLAEIPPVEFGTWEVVRSGRDLAILAVGTMVLPALAAAEQLEAEGLDVTVVNCRFLKPMDEETLAWVVEHHSAVLTVEEGTIVNGFGAAVARRLEPMRRERTDLRLDFMGVPDEVIEHANRSEQLEQCGLTPDGIAGRARELAEAARLPLARETA
- the xseB gene encoding exodeoxyribonuclease VII small subunit; this translates as MAAETDRDAGFEARLARLDAIVAALERDDLELEQALALFEEGIQHIRHARELLRQARLRVEQLQVEEDGTVVLEPMVRGES
- the xseA gene encoding exodeoxyribonuclease VII large subunit, with the protein product MSLDLFELHLTWSETSRLVAERRVPPRAYSVSAVNAMARQLLEGTVPPLWVAGEVTGWKRHGSGHCYFTLRDATARLRCVMFRTDAQRLPTDPEEGMEVRAFGTLTVYERGGDFQLVVRELEAQGAGGLWRLAFERLRAKLEQEGLLAPERKRPLPRFPATVGIVTSPDGAALHDILRVIERRAPWTRVVFCPARVQGEGAAEDLARALGVFRAAPVADVLIVGRGGGSVEDLWAFNEEVLARAIAASPIPVVSAVGHEIDVTIADLVADARAPTPSAAAEMVVPDRGAVGREVAVLAARLGAAVRRRLDDARDEVDGLRGALDEAIGRTIQRRAERLEALAGRLDALSPLAALRRGYAVPLGADGRILRSARQFEPGGRVRLRVVDGRVECRVEDVSLDPEGGGHGG
- a CDS encoding bifunctional methylenetetrahydrofolate dehydrogenase/methenyltetrahydrofolate cyclohydrolase FolD, which encodes MARILSGTELSSTMRAEIADEAARFQRETGVRPGLATILVGDDPASQIYVRMKGRAADAAGFYSRSIVLPGDTSHQRLLGVIDGLNVDPEIHGILVQLPLPKQIRTDEVLLRIDPAKDVDAFHPMNMGRLASGDREVLAPCTPAGIVELLLRNGYDPAGKRVVIVGRSNIVGRPLALLLLRTGRGGDATVTVAHSRTPDLAAVTREADILVAAAGRAELIRRDMVKPGAIVIDVGVNRVADPSSEKGYRVVGDVAFDEVAEIAEAITPVPGGVGPMTITMLLRNTLEAARRLTARSTEAQTAVSPHG
- the rny gene encoding ribonuclease Y yields the protein MESLIVTGAIAVGALALGWLVGWWAERLRLRRAKASAEDEAARIRRAAEQDAERIRKAAELEGKEAAYRAKQEWEREEARRREELERIERRLEERQSSLDRKYDILDEKEQELEERERELQDRLADVERQAAANEQLAKEARHRLEQLAGMTAEEAKRQLMQDMEEEARAEASKMIREIKENARREAEREARNIIALAIQRIAADHTAECTVSVVSLPSDEMKGRIIGREGRNIRAFEQATGIDVIIDDTPEAVILSGFDPIRRETARISLEKLIADGRIHPGRIEEVVAKSRKEVEEMMIQAAEEVLYSLGIHGVHPEIVKVLGRLRFRTSYGQNQLLHAKEVAILAGNMAAEMGLDVQMAKRMGLLHDIGKGLTHEHEGTHVELGYQLCKKYGEPDQVLNAIRAHHDEEPHRYPETFLVTAADAISGSRPGARREMFETYVKRLEKLEEIAQSFPGVERCFAIQAGREVRVMVEPEMIDDAGAIRLSEAIARRFEEELQYPGQIKVVVIRETRAVDFAR